A single genomic interval of Cupriavidus sp. MP-37 harbors:
- a CDS encoding NAD(P)/FAD-dependent oxidoreductase: protein MRDASSDDAVLDVLIVGAGLSGIGAARQLQRRCPGKRYAILEARDAIGGTWDLFRYPGIRSDSDMYTLGYRFKPWRGAKAIADGPSIRAYIRETAAEAGITRQIRFGHRVVSAAWDSAEACWTVEAERGTDRALVRLRARLLYVCAGYYSYAEAHRPAFDGEDRFRGRIVHPQFWDEALDYAGKRVVVIGSGATAVTLVPAMAERAAHVTMLQRSPTYIVARPGEDGIARTLRRVLPERLAYAATRWKNVLLGMTFFQLARRRPERVKARLVGMAAAQLPAGFDVATHFTPRYKPWDQRLCLVPDGDLFRALREGRASVVTDTIRRFTEGGIELASGNSLDADIVVTATGLKLNMLGDIALTVDGQPRRAAECLAYKGMMLSDVPNLVLAFGYTNASWTLKADLTAEYVCRLLRHMDRHGHRIAVPRAPAAVQPTPFLDFTSGYVQRAAGVLPRQGDRKPWRVHQNYLKDLLTIRHGRIADGVLQFSAPPAAAPALRERRNQQDATGANAAVAASEVQP, encoded by the coding sequence ATGCGCGATGCCAGTTCCGATGACGCAGTTCTCGATGTCCTGATCGTGGGCGCCGGCTTGTCCGGCATCGGTGCGGCGCGCCAGCTGCAACGGCGCTGCCCCGGCAAGCGCTACGCCATCCTCGAGGCGCGCGACGCCATCGGCGGCACCTGGGACCTGTTCCGCTACCCCGGCATCCGCTCGGACTCGGACATGTACACGCTGGGCTACCGCTTCAAGCCCTGGCGCGGCGCCAAGGCCATCGCCGATGGCCCGTCGATCCGCGCCTATATCCGCGAGACCGCCGCAGAAGCCGGCATCACGCGCCAGATCCGCTTCGGCCACCGCGTGGTCAGCGCGGCGTGGGACAGCGCCGAGGCTTGCTGGACCGTCGAAGCCGAACGCGGCACCGACCGCGCCCTGGTGCGGCTGCGCGCGCGCCTGCTCTATGTGTGCGCCGGCTACTACAGCTATGCCGAGGCCCACCGTCCCGCGTTCGACGGCGAGGACCGTTTTCGCGGCCGCATCGTGCATCCGCAGTTCTGGGACGAAGCGCTGGACTATGCCGGCAAGCGCGTGGTGGTGATCGGCAGCGGCGCCACCGCGGTCACGCTGGTGCCGGCGATGGCAGAGCGCGCGGCGCACGTGACCATGCTGCAGCGCTCGCCCACCTATATCGTGGCGCGCCCCGGCGAAGACGGCATCGCGCGCACGCTGCGCCGCGTGCTGCCGGAGCGGCTCGCCTACGCCGCCACGCGCTGGAAGAACGTGCTGCTCGGCATGACCTTCTTCCAGCTGGCGCGGCGCCGGCCCGAACGCGTCAAGGCGCGCCTGGTCGGCATGGCCGCGGCGCAGCTGCCAGCCGGCTTCGACGTGGCGACGCATTTCACGCCGCGCTACAAGCCCTGGGACCAGCGCCTGTGCCTGGTGCCCGACGGCGACCTGTTCCGCGCGCTGCGCGAGGGCCGCGCCTCGGTGGTCACCGACACCATCAGGCGCTTCACCGAAGGCGGCATCGAGCTGGCCAGCGGCAACTCGCTGGACGCGGATATCGTGGTGACGGCAACCGGGCTGAAGCTGAACATGCTGGGCGACATTGCGCTCACGGTCGACGGCCAGCCGCGCCGCGCCGCCGAATGCCTGGCCTACAAGGGCATGATGCTCAGCGACGTGCCCAACCTGGTGCTGGCGTTCGGCTACACCAACGCCTCGTGGACGCTCAAGGCCGACCTGACGGCCGAGTACGTGTGCCGCCTGCTGCGCCACATGGACCGCCATGGCCACCGCATCGCGGTGCCGCGCGCACCCGCCGCGGTGCAGCCGACGCCGTTCCTCGATTTCACCTCGGGCTATGTGCAGCGCGCCGCCGGCGTGCTGCCGCGGCAAGGCGACCGCAAGCCGTGGCGCGTGCACCAGAACTACCTGAAAGACCTGCTGACGATCCGGCACGGCCGCATCGCCGATGGCGTGCTGCAGTTCAGCGCCCCGCCCGCCGCGGCCCCCGCGTTGCGCGAGCGGCGCAACCAACAGGACGCAACGGGCGCCAACGCCGCCGTGGCCGCCAGCGAGGTGCAGCCATGA
- a CDS encoding alpha/beta fold hydrolase: MTALVVGLAVLLALVLLTGAALWLYTWRTARRIEAAMQPPGRFVDVPGARLHVVERGQGPALLLVHGLSGQLENFGYGMIAPLAESFRVIAVDRPGAGHSTRTPGSAADLPAQADALAALCDRLGLERPLVVGHSLGGAIALALAIRHPERVGGLALIAPLTHPPREISPVFRAMTVPRAWQRRLLAWTVVVPMSIRHRAEVMDIVFGPDPVPDDFPTRGGGLLALRPRHFLAASEDLIGAARSLPALLRDYGSLRVPVSVLYGRDDRILDFAEHGEALVAKVPGATLTLVSGGHMLPVTAIATSVDFVRAAAARMQDSAPRPAQFA; encoded by the coding sequence ATGACAGCCCTCGTCGTCGGCCTGGCCGTGCTGCTGGCGCTAGTCCTGCTGACCGGCGCCGCGCTATGGCTGTACACATGGCGTACCGCCCGGCGCATCGAAGCGGCCATGCAGCCGCCCGGCCGCTTTGTCGACGTGCCCGGCGCCCGCCTGCATGTGGTGGAGCGCGGGCAAGGCCCGGCGCTGCTGCTGGTGCATGGCCTGTCGGGCCAGCTCGAGAACTTCGGCTACGGCATGATCGCGCCGCTGGCCGAGAGCTTCCGCGTCATCGCCGTCGACCGCCCCGGCGCGGGCCATTCCACGCGCACGCCCGGCAGCGCCGCCGACCTGCCCGCGCAGGCCGACGCGCTCGCCGCACTGTGCGACCGGCTGGGCCTGGAACGGCCGCTGGTGGTCGGCCATTCGCTGGGCGGCGCGATTGCGCTGGCGCTGGCGATCCGACATCCGGAGCGCGTCGGCGGCCTCGCGCTGATCGCGCCGCTGACCCATCCGCCCAGGGAGATCTCGCCCGTGTTCCGGGCCATGACCGTGCCGCGCGCCTGGCAGCGCCGGCTGCTGGCCTGGACCGTGGTGGTGCCGATGTCGATCCGTCATCGCGCCGAGGTCATGGATATCGTGTTCGGCCCCGACCCGGTGCCGGACGACTTCCCGACCCGCGGCGGCGGCCTGCTGGCCTTGCGCCCGCGCCATTTCCTGGCGGCGTCGGAGGACCTGATCGGCGCCGCGCGGAGCCTGCCGGCGCTGCTGCGCGACTACGGCTCGCTGCGCGTGCCCGTCAGCGTGCTGTACGGCCGCGACGACCGCATCCTCGACTTCGCCGAGCATGGCGAAGCGCTGGTGGCGAAAGTGCCGGGCGCCACGCTGACCCTGGTCAGCGGCGGGCACATGCTGCCGGTCACCGCCATCGCCACCAGCGTCGATTTCGTGCGCGCCGCCGCCGCGCGGATGCAAGACTCCGCGCCGCGGCCGGCACAGTTCGCCTGA
- a CDS encoding ubiquinone biosynthesis protein COQ4 — MTTTTGSNPYKQDLFAAFRAVRKLMADGNDTEQVFRIMRALNGPSMPRNFSRLLATHDGRRMVYQRVELAERLSDPAYVAGFGPGTVGAAYRAFLEQTGYSADGLAKVSNLDQEPVLEDAYLWFGRRTRDIHDIWHVLTGYRADESLGEAALVAFSYAQTGGRGWAFIAIAASLKSLRVTGSLAFARAVLEGYRLGRRARWLLGEDYEKLLHEPIDAARARLGIGEPRRYLACKPMQQWTA, encoded by the coding sequence ATGACCACCACGACGGGTTCCAACCCCTACAAGCAGGATCTCTTCGCCGCGTTCCGCGCCGTGCGCAAGCTGATGGCGGACGGCAACGACACCGAGCAGGTATTCCGCATCATGCGCGCGCTCAACGGTCCGTCGATGCCGCGCAACTTCAGCCGGCTGCTGGCCACGCACGACGGCCGCCGCATGGTCTACCAGCGCGTCGAACTGGCCGAGCGCCTGTCCGATCCCGCTTACGTGGCCGGCTTCGGGCCGGGCACGGTCGGCGCGGCCTATCGCGCGTTCCTGGAACAGACCGGCTACAGCGCGGACGGACTGGCCAAGGTGTCGAACCTCGACCAGGAACCGGTGCTCGAGGACGCCTACCTGTGGTTCGGCCGGCGCACGCGCGACATCCACGATATCTGGCACGTGCTGACCGGCTACCGCGCCGACGAAAGCCTGGGCGAAGCCGCGCTGGTGGCGTTCAGCTATGCGCAGACCGGCGGCAGGGGCTGGGCCTTCATCGCCATCGCGGCGTCGCTGAAGAGCCTGCGCGTGACCGGCAGCCTGGCCTTTGCGCGCGCGGTGCTGGAGGGCTACCGGCTGGGCCGGCGCGCACGCTGGCTGCTGGGAGAGGATTACGAGAAGCTGCTGCACGAACCGATCGACGCGGCGCGCGCGCGGCTCGGGATCGGCGAACCGCGCCGCTACCTGGCCTGCAAGCCGATGCAGCAATGGACCGCCTGA
- a CDS encoding malonic semialdehyde reductase yields MSQIDHAALAQLFTEARTHNVWQDRHVDDAVLHQIYEAMKFGPTAANSSPARIVFVKSAAEKARLVDCVSAGNVDKTRSAPVTAIIAFDTAFHDQLPKLFPHADARSWYAGNDAKIARDALMNSSLQGGYFILAARALGLDCGPMGGFDADKVNAAFFPDGKWQVNFLCNLGYGVADKLFPRGPRLSFDEACRIV; encoded by the coding sequence ATGTCCCAGATCGACCACGCCGCGCTGGCGCAGCTGTTCACCGAGGCCCGCACCCACAATGTGTGGCAGGACCGCCATGTCGACGACGCCGTGCTGCACCAGATCTATGAAGCGATGAAGTTCGGCCCGACCGCGGCCAACAGCAGCCCGGCGCGCATCGTGTTCGTCAAGAGCGCTGCCGAGAAAGCGCGCCTGGTCGACTGCGTCTCGGCCGGCAACGTCGACAAGACGCGCTCGGCGCCGGTGACCGCGATCATCGCCTTCGACACCGCCTTCCACGACCAGCTGCCCAAGCTGTTCCCGCACGCCGACGCCCGCTCGTGGTACGCCGGCAACGACGCCAAGATTGCCCGCGACGCGCTGATGAACAGCTCGCTGCAGGGCGGCTACTTTATCCTGGCGGCGCGCGCGCTGGGCCTGGACTGCGGCCCGATGGGCGGCTTCGACGCCGACAAGGTCAACGCAGCGTTCTTCCCGGACGGCAAGTGGCAGGTCAACTTCCTGTGCAACCTGGGCTATGGCGTCGCCGACAAGCTGTTCCCGCGCGGCCCGCGGCTATCGTTCGACGAAGCCTGCCGCATCGTCTGA
- a CDS encoding DMT family transporter, whose product MSASAPTAPTAARDKLAGVLLIAVSASAFGAMAIFARFAYAAGADVYGLLLVRFMLAAAALAWVMRTRGIALPPWRRVLALAAMGGIGYVGQSFCFFSALNHAQASLVALLLYLYPLFVTILAAIFLKERLTTAAVVALVLCSVGAGLTVGGGVGSPLGIALGLAAAVIYSVYIIVGARLTAGVNPIATTTVICTAAALVYGVVGVLRAGAGTPPQFPADAGGWLALAGIALLSTVLAILTFFAGLQRLGAAQASMLSTLEPVVTVVLAALLLGEQIGAAQAVGGGLILAGVLWLTRRGSAPAPARADMQGN is encoded by the coding sequence ATGAGCGCTTCCGCCCCCACCGCCCCGACCGCCGCCCGCGACAAGCTGGCCGGCGTGCTGCTGATCGCGGTCTCGGCCAGCGCCTTCGGCGCCATGGCCATCTTCGCCCGCTTTGCCTACGCCGCCGGCGCGGACGTGTATGGGCTGCTGCTGGTGCGCTTCATGCTGGCCGCCGCGGCGCTGGCGTGGGTGATGCGTACGCGCGGCATCGCGCTGCCGCCGTGGCGCCGCGTGCTGGCGCTGGCGGCGATGGGGGGCATCGGCTATGTCGGCCAGTCGTTCTGCTTCTTCAGCGCGCTCAATCACGCGCAAGCCAGCCTGGTGGCGCTGCTGCTGTACCTGTACCCGCTGTTCGTGACCATCCTCGCGGCCATCTTCCTGAAGGAGCGGCTGACCACCGCGGCGGTGGTGGCGCTGGTGCTGTGCTCGGTGGGTGCCGGGCTGACGGTCGGGGGCGGCGTGGGCTCGCCGCTGGGGATCGCGCTGGGGCTGGCGGCGGCGGTGATCTATTCGGTCTACATCATCGTCGGCGCGCGCCTGACCGCCGGCGTCAACCCGATCGCCACCACCACCGTGATCTGCACCGCGGCGGCGCTGGTCTACGGGGTGGTCGGCGTGCTGCGCGCCGGCGCCGGCACGCCGCCGCAGTTCCCGGCCGATGCCGGCGGCTGGCTGGCGCTGGCGGGGATCGCGCTGCTGTCGACGGTGCTGGCGATCCTGACGTTCTTTGCCGGGCTGCAGCGGCTGGGCGCGGCGCAGGCATCGATGCTGTCGACGCTGGAGCCGGTGGTCACCGTGGTGCTGGCGGCCTTGCTGCTGGGCGAGCAGATCGGCGCCGCGCAGGCAGTGGGCGGCGGCCTGATCCTGGCAGGCGTGCTGTGGCTGACCCGCCGCGGCAGCGCGCCGGCGCCGGCGCGCGCCGACATGCAAGGGAATTGA
- a CDS encoding DUF1841 family protein has protein sequence MFNPSREEVRRFFCDAWQKQIAGGVLTPLEAIAVDWIGEHPEYHELLRDTEGALAQDYTPEQGQTNPFLHLAMHLSISEQVSVDQPRGIRQAYEALARRLDSPHEAQHQVMECLGEMLWQAQRTGQPPDGDHYVDCVKRRANR, from the coding sequence ATGTTCAATCCCTCCCGAGAAGAAGTCCGCCGGTTCTTCTGCGATGCCTGGCAGAAGCAGATTGCAGGCGGCGTGCTGACCCCGCTGGAAGCCATCGCCGTCGACTGGATCGGCGAGCACCCCGAGTACCACGAGCTGCTGCGCGACACCGAAGGCGCGCTGGCGCAGGACTACACCCCCGAGCAAGGCCAGACCAACCCCTTCCTGCATCTGGCGATGCACCTGTCGATTTCGGAGCAGGTCTCGGTCGACCAGCCGCGCGGCATCCGCCAGGCCTACGAGGCGCTGGCGCGCCGGCTCGATTCCCCGCACGAAGCCCAGCACCAGGTGATGGAATGCCTGGGCGAGATGCTGTGGCAGGCGCAGCGCACCGGCCAGCCCCCGGACGGCGACCACTACGTCGACTGCGTCAAGCGTCGCGCCAACCGCTGA
- a CDS encoding phospholipase A — MPRTALFPRRRLAPASRAVAPLCLSLMLAWPLAGHAGVALLQPPRVIDANQPLTLTLVVSADNTTRRYRIPDTLEVTASGDLQAPVRLVLWREVSGPAVVNLRRGEHRAIRYTVALPPVLRGQVRLDATGIDAAPVLVTLNRLPQPGEAATSTPPVASQAPATVDSPESADSAPVPVTGITTAEAAAPAPADLRDSARLSFHDPMYFMGGANGGANAKFQFSFKYRIFEGEDPASKRLFDNLYFSYTQFSLWDLNDDSAPFRDTNYRPSLFYYLSDTGVRNNVISRLSLATGLEHESNGRDGTQSRSINTVFVKPTFYFGDQNDWHWRVAPKLYAYVEKADNPDIAHYRGFMDLGIAYGRPDSWEFSATLRKGTRKWYGSVDAQLTYPMARLIPGTAGYLMAGYFVGYGESLLDYNHKLPWQFRIGYALTR, encoded by the coding sequence ATGCCCCGTACTGCCCTTTTCCCGCGGCGACGCCTGGCCCCGGCCAGCCGTGCCGTCGCCCCGCTCTGCCTGTCGCTGATGCTGGCCTGGCCGCTGGCCGGCCATGCCGGCGTGGCGCTGCTGCAGCCGCCGCGCGTGATCGACGCCAACCAGCCGCTGACCCTGACCCTGGTGGTGTCGGCCGACAACACCACACGCCGCTACCGTATTCCCGACACGCTCGAAGTGACCGCCTCCGGCGACCTGCAGGCGCCGGTACGGCTGGTGCTGTGGCGCGAAGTCTCGGGCCCGGCCGTGGTCAACCTGCGCCGCGGCGAGCATCGCGCCATCCGCTACACGGTGGCGCTGCCGCCGGTGCTGCGCGGCCAGGTGCGGCTGGATGCCACCGGCATCGACGCCGCGCCGGTGCTGGTCACGCTGAACCGGCTGCCGCAGCCGGGCGAGGCGGCCACGTCGACGCCGCCGGTGGCCAGCCAGGCGCCGGCCACAGTGGACAGCCCTGAATCCGCCGACAGCGCGCCCGTCCCGGTGACGGGCATCACCACGGCCGAGGCCGCGGCGCCCGCCCCGGCCGACCTGCGCGACAGCGCCCGGCTGTCGTTCCACGACCCGATGTATTTCATGGGCGGCGCGAACGGGGGCGCCAACGCCAAGTTCCAGTTCAGCTTCAAGTACCGCATCTTCGAGGGCGAGGACCCTGCCTCGAAGCGCCTGTTCGACAACCTCTATTTCAGCTACACCCAGTTCTCGCTGTGGGACTTGAACGACGACTCGGCACCGTTCCGCGACACCAACTACCGCCCCAGCCTGTTCTACTACCTGTCGGATACCGGCGTGCGCAACAACGTGATCAGCCGGCTGTCGCTGGCCACCGGCCTGGAGCATGAATCCAACGGCCGCGACGGCACGCAATCACGCAGCATCAATACGGTGTTCGTCAAGCCGACCTTCTATTTCGGCGACCAGAACGACTGGCACTGGCGTGTCGCGCCCAAGCTCTACGCCTACGTGGAAAAGGCCGATAACCCGGACATCGCCCACTACCGCGGCTTCATGGACCTGGGCATCGCCTACGGCCGTCCGGACTCATGGGAGTTCTCGGCGACGCTGCGCAAGGGCACGCGCAAGTGGTACGGCAGCGTCGACGCGCAGCTGACCTACCCGATGGCGCGGCTGATCCCCGGCACGGCCGGCTATTTGATGGCGGGATATTTCGTCGGCTATGGCGAGAGCCTGCTCGACTACAACCACAAGCTGCCGTGGCAGTTCCGCATCGGCTACGCGCTGACGCGCTGA
- a CDS encoding thioredoxin family protein: MSTEPQAGAPDPSAAPHLDHRAFDAFAMREVDDATIDGAIAAAGDALVCVFFWGVDCFNCEMAKKAMLANPGPVRALELHWLHANVYAHPELGRRFGLHGIPVFMFFQNGKKLGRATGWHGHGQFAAAVANARLKASGKPLAG, from the coding sequence ATGAGCACCGAACCGCAAGCCGGCGCGCCGGACCCGTCCGCGGCCCCGCATCTGGACCACCGCGCCTTTGACGCCTTCGCCATGCGCGAGGTCGACGATGCCACCATCGACGGCGCCATCGCCGCCGCCGGCGACGCGCTGGTGTGCGTGTTCTTCTGGGGCGTGGACTGCTTCAACTGCGAAATGGCGAAGAAGGCCATGCTGGCCAATCCCGGGCCGGTGCGCGCGCTGGAACTGCACTGGCTGCACGCCAACGTCTATGCGCACCCGGAGCTGGGGCGGCGCTTCGGCCTGCACGGCATCCCGGTATTCATGTTCTTCCAGAACGGCAAGAAGCTGGGCCGGGCCACCGGCTGGCACGGCCACGGGCAGTTTGCCGCGGCCGTGGCCAATGCCCGCCTGAAGGCCAGCGGCAAGCCGCTGGCCGGCTAG
- the grpE gene encoding nucleotide exchange factor GrpE, which translates to MEDQKQTPSNQTATPAGDAAASAANASPETGAPETAATAVDDVAAQLAALEAKASEHYDLYMRAVAEGENIRRRAQEDVAKAHKFAIENFADNLLPVMDSLQAALADGSGDIAKLREGVELTARQLAAAFERGKIVELNPVGEKFDPHRHQAISMVPAEQEPNTVVTVLQRGYTIADRVLRPALVTVAAPK; encoded by the coding sequence ATGGAAGACCAGAAGCAGACGCCATCCAACCAGACTGCGACGCCTGCGGGCGATGCGGCGGCCAGTGCAGCCAACGCCAGCCCGGAGACCGGCGCGCCGGAAACCGCGGCGACCGCCGTGGACGACGTGGCGGCCCAGCTGGCCGCGCTGGAAGCCAAGGCCAGCGAGCATTACGACCTGTACATGCGCGCCGTTGCCGAAGGCGAGAACATCCGCCGCCGGGCCCAGGAAGATGTCGCCAAGGCGCACAAGTTCGCCATCGAGAACTTTGCCGACAACCTGCTGCCGGTCATGGACAGCCTGCAGGCCGCACTGGCCGACGGCTCCGGCGATATCGCCAAGCTGCGCGAAGGCGTGGAACTGACCGCGCGCCAGCTGGCCGCGGCCTTCGAGCGCGGCAAGATCGTCGAACTCAACCCGGTGGGCGAGAAGTTCGACCCGCACCGCCACCAGGCCATCTCGATGGTGCCGGCGGAGCAGGAGCCCAACACCGTGGTGACCGTGCTCCAGCGCGGCTACACCATTGCCGACCGCGTGCTGCGCCCGGCGCTGGTCACGGTGGCGGCGCCGAAGTAA
- a CDS encoding RNA-binding S4 domain-containing protein, producing MNVDFDADARQRIDKWLWCARFFKTRSLAAEAVERGKVTVNGQLCKNSREVKPGDKVALEAHQQRWELEVKGIAAARGPAPVAQTLYQESAESQSRRAAEAERRRLQPEPSAQLQGRPTKRDRRRIDDFKG from the coding sequence ATGAACGTGGATTTCGACGCGGATGCGCGCCAGCGCATCGACAAATGGCTGTGGTGCGCGCGTTTCTTCAAGACGCGCTCGCTCGCGGCCGAAGCGGTCGAGCGCGGCAAGGTCACGGTCAACGGCCAGCTGTGCAAGAACTCGCGCGAGGTCAAGCCCGGAGACAAGGTTGCGCTGGAGGCACACCAGCAGCGCTGGGAGCTGGAAGTGAAGGGCATCGCCGCGGCGCGCGGGCCGGCGCCGGTGGCGCAGACGCTGTACCAGGAAAGTGCCGAGAGCCAGTCGCGCCGCGCCGCCGAGGCCGAGCGCCGGCGCCTGCAGCCCGAGCCATCCGCCCAGCTCCAGGGGCGCCCGACCAAGCGCGACCGCCGCCGCATCGACGACTTCAAGGGCTGA
- the hemH gene encoding ferrochelatase, translating to MTFSPEPAYQHGQAPRTAILLVNLGTPDAPTPKAVGRYLKQFLSDPRVVEIPRAAWLPLLYGVILPLRSRASALKYESIWLREAHMTGSPLLVYSERQAHALQRLLHQNGHDVTVACAMRYGNPSIASVMEALRRQGCEQVLVLPMYPQYSGTTTATAFDEVFRVLGQWRNQPELRLVKHFHDHPAYISALQQQVGAYWSRHGMPDFGQGDKLILSFHGVPRRTLELGDPYHCECLKTGRLLGEALGLQPGQYQVTFQSRFGKAEWLQPYTAPTLAELGKVGAGRVDVFCPGFPADCIETLEEIAMEGQTEFKVAGGKDFHFIPCMNDAAPWVAAMAEIALQHLQGWPLATPHPHELEARRTRAQARGAAA from the coding sequence ATGACGTTTTCTCCCGAACCGGCCTACCAGCACGGCCAGGCGCCGCGCACGGCGATCCTGCTGGTCAACCTGGGCACGCCCGATGCCCCCACGCCCAAGGCGGTGGGGCGCTACCTGAAGCAGTTCCTGTCCGACCCGCGCGTGGTCGAAATCCCGCGCGCGGCGTGGCTGCCGCTGCTGTATGGCGTGATCCTGCCGCTGCGCTCGCGCGCGTCGGCGCTCAAGTACGAATCGATCTGGCTGCGCGAGGCCCATATGACGGGCTCGCCGCTGCTGGTCTACAGCGAGCGCCAGGCGCACGCGCTGCAGCGGCTGCTGCACCAGAACGGCCACGACGTGACGGTGGCGTGCGCGATGCGCTACGGCAACCCCTCGATCGCCTCGGTGATGGAAGCGCTGCGCCGCCAGGGCTGCGAGCAGGTGCTGGTGCTGCCGATGTATCCGCAATACTCGGGCACCACCACCGCCACCGCCTTCGATGAGGTGTTCCGCGTGCTGGGCCAGTGGCGCAACCAGCCGGAGCTGCGGCTGGTCAAGCATTTCCATGACCATCCCGCGTATATCTCGGCGCTGCAGCAGCAGGTCGGCGCCTACTGGAGCCGGCACGGCATGCCGGATTTCGGCCAGGGCGACAAGCTGATCCTGTCGTTCCACGGCGTGCCGCGGCGCACGCTGGAACTGGGCGATCCCTACCACTGCGAGTGCCTGAAGACCGGGCGCCTGCTGGGCGAGGCGCTCGGCCTGCAGCCGGGGCAGTACCAGGTGACGTTCCAGTCGCGCTTCGGCAAGGCCGAGTGGCTGCAGCCCTATACGGCGCCGACGCTGGCCGAGCTGGGCAAGGTTGGCGCCGGGCGCGTGGACGTGTTCTGCCCGGGCTTCCCGGCGGACTGCATTGAAACGCTGGAAGAAATCGCCATGGAAGGCCAGACTGAGTTCAAGGTCGCGGGCGGCAAGGACTTCCATTTCATTCCGTGCATGAACGATGCCGCGCCGTGGGTCGCGGCGATGGCGGAGATCGCGCTGCAGCACCTGCAGGGCTGGCCGCTCGCCACGCCGCATCCGCATGAACTGGAGGCGCGGCGCACGCGTGCGCAGGCGCGGGGAGCGGCGGCATGA
- the hrcA gene encoding heat-inducible transcriptional repressor HrcA gives MDERSKTLLKTLIERYIAEGQPVGSRTLSKYSGLDLSPATIRNVMSDLEEMGFISSPHTSAGRIPTPRGYRLFVDSMLTAKPLERNADLAELTGQIQDQLGGQQLGPQRMITAAARTLSNLSHFAGVVMTPRRAQAFRQIEFMRLSDKRILLIIVSPEGDVQNRIIQTELPYTPAQLIEAANFFNSHYAGMSFDTVRNHLRLELQDLRRDMSQLMQAAVEAGSTAEDEDDDHVYISGERKLLEVDDLASSMDKLRRLFDVFEHKTSLLQLLDVSSHAQGVQIFIGGESRLVPIEDMAVITAPYEVDGQIVGTLGVIGPTRMAYERVIPIVDITARLLSSALSQN, from the coding sequence ATGGATGAACGCTCCAAAACGCTGCTCAAGACCCTGATCGAGCGCTACATTGCCGAAGGCCAGCCGGTCGGCTCCCGCACCCTGTCGAAGTACTCGGGGCTGGACCTGTCGCCGGCGACGATCCGCAATGTGATGTCCGATCTCGAGGAAATGGGTTTTATCTCCAGCCCGCACACGTCGGCCGGCCGGATCCCGACGCCGCGCGGCTACCGGCTGTTCGTCGACTCGATGCTGACGGCCAAGCCGCTCGAGCGCAACGCCGACCTGGCCGAGCTGACCGGGCAGATCCAGGACCAGCTGGGCGGCCAGCAGCTGGGGCCGCAGCGCATGATCACCGCGGCCGCGCGCACGCTGTCCAACCTGTCGCACTTTGCCGGCGTGGTGATGACGCCGCGCCGCGCGCAGGCGTTCCGGCAGATCGAGTTCATGCGGCTGTCGGACAAGCGCATCCTGCTGATCATCGTCAGCCCCGAGGGCGACGTGCAGAACCGCATCATCCAGACCGAACTCCCTTACACGCCGGCCCAGCTGATCGAGGCGGCCAATTTCTTCAACTCACACTATGCCGGCATGAGCTTCGACACCGTGCGCAACCACCTGCGGCTGGAGCTGCAGGACCTGCGCCGCGACATGTCGCAGTTGATGCAGGCCGCGGTCGAGGCCGGCAGCACCGCCGAGGACGAGGACGACGACCACGTCTATATCAGCGGCGAGCGCAAGCTGCTCGAAGTCGACGACCTAGCCTCGAGCATGGACAAGCTGCGGCGCCTGTTCGACGTGTTCGAGCACAAGACCAGCCTGCTGCAGCTGCTGGACGTGTCCAGCCATGCGCAGGGCGTGCAGATCTTTATCGGCGGCGAAAGCCGGCTGGTGCCGATCGAAGACATGGCGGTCATCACCGCGCCGTACGAGGTCGACGGGCAGATCGTCGGCACGCTGGGCGTGATCGGCCCCACGCGCATGGCCTACGAGCGCGTGATCCCGATCGTCGACATCACCGCGCGGCTGCTGTCGAGCGCGCTGAGCCAGAACTAG